Genomic segment of Halococcus hamelinensis 100A6:
CGCCGGCGACGGCGTTTCTGGCACCGGATCTGGCCGCCCGCGCGGACTTCCTCTCGGTCGGCACGAACGACCTCACCCAGTACGTGATGGCCGCCGACCGGGGTAACGAACGCGTCGCCGACCTCCACGACCCCTGCCAGCCCCCCGTGGTGCGCGCGCTCCGGCAGGTCGTCGAGGCCACCGAGGGAACCGACACCTGGGTCGGGATGTGTGGCGAGATGGCGGGCGACCCCGCGCTGACCGAGCTCCTCGTCGGTCTCGGGTTCGACGAGTTGAGCATGAGCGCCGTCACGCTCCCCGAGGTCAAGGCGCGAATCGAGTCAGTGGACACGAGCGAAGCGGAGGGCCTCGCCGAGCGCGTGCTCGACGCGAGCACGAAGGATGAGGTACGCGAACTACTACCACGAGACAACGAGGAACCCAACCAATGAAACTCGTCGCAGTCACGTCCTGTCCGACCGGTATCGCACACAGCCAGATGGCCGCCGAGAGCCTCGAACAGACCGCCGAGCAGCTCGGCCACGAGATCCACGTCGAGATCCAGGGGGCGATGGGGGCCGAGAACGAACTCGGGAAAGCAACGATCGCCGACGCGGACGCGGCGATCATCGCCGCCGACACCGCGGTCTCGCGCGACCGGTTCGAGGCCGCGGACGTCCCCGTCGTCAAGGCCACCGTGAAGGCCGCGATCAACGACACCGAATCCCTGTTCGAGCGCGCCAGCGAAGCCGTCGGGGACGGTGAGGCGACCGACCCCGAAACGGCCGAGGGCGAGGCGGCCGCGTCGGGCGGATCCGAGGACGGTGAAACGGGATCCGAGGTCGGCGCGAACACCGAGGGTCTGAGTCCGGACCAGATCGGCGGCGACCCGCGGAAGGGGCTGTTCGCCCGCGTGAAGCGCCGGTTCTCGTAGCGACGATAGGTCGAACTTTTCCTGCCGACGAAGGCGAGACGAGTCGTCAGTACCCGAGTCGATCGAGAGTAGCATCGAGCGCGTCGTGGTAGCGACCGCCGAACAGCGAGACGTGTATCAGGAGCGGGTAGAGCCGGTAGACGTACCGACGGCGCTCGAAGAAGCCGGACTCGATCCCGCGGCGCTCCCGATAGCGCTCGAAGAACGCCTCCCCGAACGTGCCGGTCCAGTCGATGTACGCGAGTTCGATCTCGGGGTGGGCGTAGTAGACCGCGGGGTCGAGGAACGCGGTGACGCGGCCGTCGCGCGAGAGGACGTTCGTGGTCCAGACGTCGCCGTGGATCGGGGACGGGGAATCCGGCTCGGCGAGGAGGCCATCGAGGTCGGCACAGACGGCCTCGACCCGCTCGTCGATCCCCGGTGCGAACTCGCGGGCCGAGAGGAGCTGTCGGAGCCGGTGGTCGCGGTAGAACGCGACCCAGGAATCGGTCCAGGGGTTCGGCTGTTCGATCGGGCCGACGACCGTGTCGCGTTCGAAGCCGTAACTCGGCCCCTGCCGGTCGTGGAGCGCGGCGAGACGGTCGGCGGCGTCCCTCGCGACGGCCGCGTCGTGGCTCGTTTCGCCCTCGACGTACTCGACGACCAGCAGGTCCGACGACGCGTGGTGGACGTCGGGAACGGGCAGGTCGGTGTGGCTAGCGAGGAACCGAAGCATCCAGCCTTCGAGGTCGAGCGGCGTCCCGCCGACCTTCGCGACGACCCGTCGACCGTCGGCGAGCGTCGAGCGATAGACCGTCCCTATCTGCCCGCCCGAGAGCTCCGTGAACGAGACGGGGGCCGAACCGAGGGCCGCACCGACCTCGGTTTCGGGGGGAGCGCTCATGTGGAGGCGGTCCGGTCCGCGCGGGGATGAACGTGGTCCATCGGGTTCGCCTGCCGGACGGCTCGTCGTCGTGTCGGTCGCGACGTGGTGCGGTGGGATGGCCGAACGATCCGGGTCAGTTGGACGGGTCGCGCCCGAGGGTGTGGAAGACCTCGTTCGGGCGGATGTCGGCGAACGTCGACATCCGGTTCGAGAGGTTGAAGAAGGCGGTGACGCTCGCGATGTCCCAGACCGCCTTCTCCGGGAAGCCCGCCTCGCGGAGCCGCCGGACGTCCGCCGAGTCGACGCGTCCGGGGGATTCGGTGAGCTTCACGGCCACGTCGAGCATCGCGCGGTGGGGTTCCGCGAGGTCGGCGGCGCGGTGGTTTGCGGCGAGCTGGTCGGCGAGCAGCGGGTCGTCGCCGTAGATGCGGAGGAGCGCGCCGTGGGCGACGACACAGTAATAGCAGTCGTTCGCGCCGCTGACCGCCACGATTATCATCTCTATCTCCTCGCGTTCGAGCGCGGTGTGCTCGACCAGCGCGTCGTGGTAGGCGAAGAAGGCCCGGAAGTGCGAGGGACGGTAGGCGAACGCCGAGAAGACGTTGGGCGTGAACCCCGCGTCCTCGGTCTCGCGCTCGATGCGC
This window contains:
- a CDS encoding peroxidase-related enzyme (This protein belongs to a clade of uncharacterized proteins related to peroxidases such as the alkylhydroperoxidase AhpD.); protein product: MEPMGEFPVPDPETLPDDVRERIERETEDAGFTPNVFSAFAYRPSHFRAFFAYHDALVEHTALEREEIEMIIVAVSGANDCYYCVVAHGALLRIYGDDPLLADQLAANHRAADLAEPHRAMLDVAVKLTESPGRVDSADVRRLREAGFPEKAVWDIASVTAFFNLSNRMSTFADIRPNEVFHTLGRDPSN
- a CDS encoding PTS fructose transporter subunit IIB, with product MKLVAVTSCPTGIAHSQMAAESLEQTAEQLGHEIHVEIQGAMGAENELGKATIADADAAIIAADTAVSRDRFEAADVPVVKATVKAAINDTESLFERASEAVGDGEATDPETAEGEAAASGGSEDGETGSEVGANTEGLSPDQIGGDPRKGLFARVKRRFS
- a CDS encoding fructosamine kinase family protein; protein product: MSAPPETEVGAALGSAPVSFTELSGGQIGTVYRSTLADGRRVVAKVGGTPLDLEGWMLRFLASHTDLPVPDVHHASSDLLVVEYVEGETSHDAAVARDAADRLAALHDRQGPSYGFERDTVVGPIEQPNPWTDSWVAFYRDHRLRQLLSAREFAPGIDERVEAVCADLDGLLAEPDSPSPIHGDVWTTNVLSRDGRVTAFLDPAVYYAHPEIELAYIDWTGTFGEAFFERYRERRGIESGFFERRRYVYRLYPLLIHVSLFGGRYHDALDATLDRLGY